One Thermicanus aegyptius DSM 12793 DNA segment encodes these proteins:
- a CDS encoding chemotaxis protein CheA encodes MESSSLPELTGLFLDEVEEQLQIMEQEILKLEQYGESEETIQSLFRAAHTLKGSSATMGFDEMKRLTHELEHVLDRLRNRHLRATKSLINLLFKGLDQLRVLKAEFAEGVGTYTEIGPLLEELQHAADGEADPVEGRNEVPEAFLFTGDPAIVSKVQDALESGLKVYEIEVHLSPDCPMKSARGLVIHNQLDAWGDLLEAAPTLEELRREESFSFTALRFLLATDADPSRLKEALLSLMDITDVTVSNYHPLKQSHRFERMSIPSDEPEKRTISPTIAERGRGAQTIRVDVERLENLMNLVGELVIDQTRISQVERVLHHRYLSDENVDELRHITDHLIRVIVELQDSVMKVRMLPIEQLFTRFPRMVRDLAQSLKKEVDLVIEGGETELDRTVIEEITDPLIHLIRNAVDHGIEPAEERKRLGKTTKGRLRIRAAHEENQVVITVEDDGAGIDPVKMKESARLKGIITEEELKRLSDQEAVYLIFRPGFSTASSVSDISGRGVGMDIVRNHIEKLNGVIDIESKPGEGTRFKIKLPLTLAIITGLLIKLSGRTFILPMSSVVEIVRMPPEAVQTIKGDTVVVIRDRVLPVIWLHDYFHLPRVPQKKNHHPIVVVGIAEKRFALMVDELMGNQEVVVKSLGTYIGKVVGISGATILGDGRVALILETAGIDQLIRRKW; translated from the coding sequence ATGGAGTCATCATCTTTGCCGGAGTTGACCGGTCTATTTTTAGACGAGGTTGAAGAACAACTCCAAATCATGGAACAAGAAATATTGAAGCTGGAGCAATATGGAGAGTCGGAAGAGACGATACAGAGCCTTTTTAGGGCCGCCCATACGTTAAAAGGATCATCGGCCACCATGGGTTTCGATGAGATGAAGCGGTTGACGCATGAATTGGAACACGTTTTGGATCGTTTGCGGAATCGCCACTTGCGGGCAACAAAATCACTGATCAATTTGTTATTTAAAGGTTTGGATCAGTTGAGGGTATTAAAAGCGGAATTTGCCGAAGGTGTGGGGACGTATACGGAGATCGGCCCATTACTCGAAGAACTGCAACACGCTGCCGATGGGGAGGCTGATCCAGTAGAAGGAAGGAATGAAGTACCGGAGGCTTTCCTATTCACCGGAGATCCAGCGATTGTATCAAAAGTTCAAGACGCACTGGAAAGCGGCCTGAAGGTTTACGAGATTGAAGTACATCTTTCTCCCGATTGTCCCATGAAATCGGCTCGCGGTTTAGTGATTCACAATCAGTTGGACGCATGGGGTGATCTTCTGGAAGCCGCCCCCACGCTCGAAGAACTCAGAAGGGAAGAATCTTTTTCTTTCACGGCACTTCGTTTTTTACTGGCAACGGATGCCGACCCTTCCCGGTTGAAAGAGGCCCTTTTATCCCTGATGGATATTACGGATGTAACCGTTTCTAACTATCATCCGCTGAAGCAAAGTCATCGGTTTGAGCGTATGTCCATTCCCTCGGATGAGCCGGAAAAAAGGACGATCAGCCCAACGATCGCGGAAAGGGGAAGAGGCGCGCAAACCATCCGGGTGGACGTGGAACGGTTGGAAAACTTGATGAATTTAGTGGGGGAACTGGTTATCGACCAAACCAGAATCAGTCAGGTTGAACGTGTTTTACATCATCGTTATTTATCGGATGAAAATGTGGATGAACTTAGACATATTACCGATCATCTTATCCGGGTGATCGTTGAACTGCAGGATAGTGTCATGAAAGTTCGCATGCTTCCCATCGAACAACTCTTCACTCGTTTTCCCCGGATGGTTCGCGATTTGGCCCAGTCGTTAAAGAAAGAGGTCGATCTGGTCATTGAAGGAGGTGAAACCGAACTGGACCGAACGGTGATCGAAGAAATCACCGATCCTCTCATTCATTTAATCCGCAATGCGGTTGATCATGGCATAGAGCCGGCGGAGGAACGGAAACGATTAGGAAAGACAACCAAAGGCCGGCTTCGAATTCGAGCTGCCCATGAAGAGAACCAGGTGGTTATCACGGTAGAAGATGATGGTGCCGGAATCGATCCTGTTAAAATGAAGGAATCGGCCCGCCTTAAAGGCATCATTACGGAAGAGGAACTGAAGAGACTCTCCGATCAAGAAGCGGTCTACTTGATTTTTCGTCCGGGATTTTCCACGGCTTCGTCGGTAAGTGACATCTCCGGACGGGGTGTCGGAATGGATATCGTACGGAATCATATCGAAAAATTAAACGGCGTGATCGACATTGAGAGCAAACCGGGGGAAGGGACCCGTTTTAAAATTAAACTCCCTTTAACACTGGCGATTATTACCGGCTTACTCATCAAGTTAAGCGGAAGGACCTTTATCCTGCCGATGAGCAGTGTGGTGGAAATTGTCCGTATGCCGCCGGAGGCGGTCCAAACCATCAAAGGAGATACGGTAGTGGTCATCCGGGATCGAGTTTTGCCGGTCATTTGGTTACACGATTATTTTCACCTTCCCCGGGTACCGCAAAAAAAGAACCACCATCCGATCGTTGTGGTGGGCATTGCGGAAAAACGGTTCGCTTTGATGGTGGATGAATTGATGGGGAATCAAGAGGTTGTCGTTAAATCTTTAGGAACTTATATAGGCAAAGTCGTGGGGATATCGGGAGCTACCATCTTAGGAGACGGTCGGGTGGCCTTAATCCTCGAAACGGCGGGAATCGATCAATTGATCCGTCGTAAGTGGTGA
- a CDS encoding response regulator: MMRVLIVDDSAFMRIRIRNLLESLGHIVLDEATDGNEAIVKYVELRPDLVTMDITMPIKNGIEATKAIRAFDPKAMILMTSAMGQEGMVKEAILSGAFDFVVKPVDEIRFLNAVSKAAALLMADRK; this comes from the coding sequence ATGATGAGAGTACTGATTGTCGATGATTCTGCTTTTATGCGCATCAGAATACGAAACCTCTTGGAATCGTTGGGACATATCGTTCTGGATGAGGCGACAGATGGCAACGAAGCGATTGTTAAATATGTGGAACTTCGACCTGATCTGGTGACGATGGATATCACGATGCCCATTAAAAATGGTATCGAAGCAACCAAAGCGATTCGGGCCTTTGATCCGAAAGCGATGATCTTGATGACTTCCGCGATGGGGCAGGAAGGGATGGTGAAGGAAGCGATTCTATCCGGGGCATTTGATTTTGTGGTGAAGCCGGTTGATGAAATCCGATTTCTGAATGCCGTATCTAAAGCGGCCGCCTTACTGATGGCGGACAGGAAATAG
- a CDS encoding response regulator transcription factor translates to MGLSLTGTSRDATNQRLAKAAMTLQKKFHLTRREMELLKKISLYGYNNRELARALRISEHTVKNHLKNIMIKTRTNSSRELLALILRASLE, encoded by the coding sequence ATGGGCCTTTCGTTGACTGGGACATCTCGCGATGCGACGAATCAAAGATTGGCTAAAGCAGCGATGACGCTGCAAAAGAAATTCCATTTGACCCGGCGGGAAATGGAACTACTTAAAAAGATCTCACTGTACGGGTATAACAATAGGGAGTTGGCCCGAGCATTACGAATTTCGGAGCACACGGTTAAAAATCATTTGAAGAATATTATGATCAAGACGAGAACCAATTCCAGTCGGGAATTGTTGGCCTTGATTCTACGGGCATCACTTGAATAA
- a CDS encoding TIGR01777 family oxidoreductase: MRIAVTGGTGFVGKALAKRFLEEGNQVVILTRKAKTQAYQPNLSYVEWLTEGSRPEEHLKDIDVFINLAGEGIGTGRWTAGKKEKILHSRLKATQEVIRIIKSLNKKPNLLINASAVEASLPDRHASSWADLTGMEFLSYVARRWEEEARKAEEMGIRTVLARFGILLGKEEGALPKMVMPYRFFTGGRVGSGKQWVSWIHIDDVVGLICHAIKHEEISGPIPVTSPNPVTMDRFGREIARILHRPHWLPIPGFLLKVALGEMALLLLQGNKADTERLLGLGYSFRYPDLSPALEDLLK, from the coding sequence ATGAGAATCGCCGTCACAGGCGGGACCGGTTTTGTGGGAAAAGCGTTGGCGAAGCGTTTCTTAGAAGAGGGAAATCAGGTGGTCATCCTGACGCGGAAAGCGAAAACGCAAGCGTACCAACCCAATCTCTCGTATGTGGAATGGTTGACGGAGGGAAGCCGACCGGAGGAGCATCTTAAGGATATCGACGTCTTCATCAACCTGGCCGGAGAGGGAATCGGCACCGGACGATGGACGGCGGGGAAAAAAGAAAAAATCCTCCATAGCCGGTTGAAAGCGACACAGGAGGTGATCCGGATCATAAAAAGCCTGAATAAGAAACCGAACCTGCTCATCAACGCCTCGGCGGTGGAGGCCTCCCTGCCTGACCGGCATGCCTCATCCTGGGCTGATCTTACAGGAATGGAATTTCTCAGTTATGTAGCTCGTCGTTGGGAAGAAGAGGCGCGCAAGGCGGAAGAAATGGGAATCCGAACGGTCCTTGCCCGTTTTGGAATCCTCCTCGGAAAAGAGGAAGGGGCACTGCCCAAAATGGTGATGCCTTATCGGTTCTTCACCGGTGGACGGGTAGGATCGGGGAAGCAATGGGTCTCATGGATTCACATCGACGATGTGGTGGGCCTAATCTGCCATGCGATAAAACATGAAGAGATCAGCGGGCCGATCCCCGTCACATCTCCCAACCCGGTCACGATGGATCGGTTCGGCCGGGAGATTGCCCGGATTCTCCATCGACCCCATTGGTTGCCGATCCCCGGCTTTCTGTTGAAGGTGGCTTTGGGAGAAATGGCGCTCCTTCTTCTGCAAGGAAATAAAGCGGATACGGAAAGACTCCTTGGGTTAGGATATTCTTTCCGTTATCCCGATCTTTCCCCTGCGCTCGAGGATCTGCTGAAATAG
- a CDS encoding peptidoglycan DD-metalloendopeptidase family protein, producing the protein MERQRERLKRQKRHLITGLLALGIFTGGAFYGINANTVDLYQVTADGKAVGYVSSPKVVADWLQSRKEEIQDKIGVLPLTDLRITYRKERIFLGKGDEEKLFQYLEDKVKFYIPGVAIKIDGNVIGYVKDREIAQKVLGQYQAHYLPKTVSNRQNKDKTVQIASERDEATDLEGKQQIFFKEPVTYEGRKIDPFQLMTVEEVMNRLMQNKENEIIHTVKKGETLWSIAKEHGVGEKELVRLNPGIQEEKIDIDRRIIVAKSKPTLTVITLKEETVTKRIPYSSQIKNDADLLKGKKKVIQKGVVGEEKEIYQVTLENGEETDRQLVKTERLKEPVTEVIAVGTKIRKRVTIASQPTRATGDGGRFIWPVNGGVITSGYASRWDGFHAGIDIAGTKNLDIKAADDGVVESAGWAGGFGQSIVIDHKNGYKTRYSHLKSFLVKEGETVKKGDVIGVMGSTGRSTGVHLDFRIYKDGKALNPLQYVEKP; encoded by the coding sequence ATGGAGAGGCAGAGAGAACGGCTAAAAAGGCAAAAGCGGCATTTGATCACCGGTCTATTGGCTCTAGGGATATTTACAGGAGGAGCTTTCTATGGGATAAACGCCAACACAGTAGATTTATATCAGGTAACGGCGGATGGGAAAGCGGTCGGCTATGTTTCTTCTCCGAAAGTGGTTGCCGATTGGCTACAGAGTAGGAAAGAAGAGATTCAGGATAAAATAGGGGTTCTTCCGCTTACGGATCTTCGCATAACCTATCGAAAAGAACGAATTTTTTTAGGAAAGGGCGATGAGGAGAAACTTTTTCAATATCTAGAAGATAAGGTGAAATTTTATATTCCCGGAGTGGCCATCAAAATCGACGGGAACGTGATCGGTTATGTGAAGGATCGAGAGATCGCCCAGAAGGTTCTCGGCCAATATCAGGCTCACTACCTCCCGAAAACCGTTTCGAACCGGCAGAATAAAGATAAGACGGTGCAGATCGCTTCCGAACGGGATGAAGCAACAGACCTAGAAGGAAAACAGCAAATATTTTTTAAGGAACCGGTTACATATGAAGGGAGAAAAATCGACCCGTTTCAATTAATGACAGTAGAGGAAGTTATGAATCGTCTTATGCAAAATAAAGAGAACGAAATCATACATACGGTAAAAAAAGGGGAGACGCTCTGGTCCATCGCCAAAGAACATGGGGTTGGCGAAAAGGAGCTGGTTCGGTTAAACCCCGGGATTCAAGAGGAGAAAATTGACATCGATCGCAGGATCATTGTGGCCAAAAGCAAACCGACTCTTACGGTGATCACTCTAAAGGAAGAAACGGTCACGAAACGTATCCCTTACTCATCCCAAATCAAGAATGATGCCGATTTGCTCAAGGGAAAGAAGAAAGTGATTCAAAAGGGCGTAGTGGGAGAGGAAAAAGAGATCTACCAAGTGACCCTGGAAAATGGGGAGGAGACTGACCGGCAACTCGTCAAGACTGAACGCTTGAAGGAACCGGTGACGGAAGTGATCGCCGTGGGGACGAAGATACGAAAACGGGTTACCATCGCATCACAACCCACTCGAGCCACCGGGGATGGTGGTCGCTTTATCTGGCCTGTAAACGGGGGAGTGATCACCTCCGGATACGCCTCCCGCTGGGATGGATTTCATGCCGGAATAGATATTGCCGGTACGAAAAATCTGGATATAAAAGCGGCTGATGATGGGGTGGTGGAATCAGCGGGTTGGGCCGGTGGGTTTGGTCAAAGCATCGTCATTGATCATAAAAACGGGTATAAGACGCGCTATTCTCATCTTAAAAGTTTTTTGGTCAAAGAGGGGGAAACCGTAAAAAAGGGGGATGTCATTGGCGTGATGGGCTCTACAGGAAGATCGACGGGAGTGCATCTCGATTTCCGAATCTATAAAGACGGGAAGGCGCTTAATCCCCTTCAATATGTAGAGAAGCCGTAA
- a CDS encoding DUF2933 domain-containing protein, with translation MILVIVLSAVSLLIFKKWDWLLYGLILLCPLMHLFGHGHSGNGSSSHAHEHER, from the coding sequence ATGATCTTGGTGATTGTATTGTCGGCAGTATCTCTACTCATCTTTAAGAAATGGGATTGGCTTCTATATGGACTGATCCTCCTCTGCCCGCTAATGCATCTATTCGGGCACGGTCATTCCGGTAACGGCAGCTCATCTCATGCCCACGAACATGAACGGTGA
- a CDS encoding beta-propeller fold lactonase family protein, producing MKRNLVFILLAVVVIAGIVWWGVGRGETDVHADEIFYVPNAGEGSVSVVDPSVGKTIDTISLGTSQASHGIALSPDGKTLYVGTGFEGKSLMAIDTKNKQKVKELKFNEGVHGIDISPDGKRLYVSLNAGLGKKGGGLALIDAETMQQVAFVRTGEGPAHVAVTADGSQVWVTNVNGNTVAVIDTRSNRLLNVIPVGQTPNEAAITPSGDLVFVANVKSNSVSVIDSMSLKVIREIRAGQAPHGVTVSPDGKEAWVANNNSNDVSIIDIKSLRTVANIPTGAYANHVAFSSDGRWAYVTNRKSNDVVKIDVKKRKVVAKIPVGLEPHEISLEDYVFSATGEQKESVMNKTVPVVQRDAISPQQERVKMAQVGSIEIRAARLIPEDLETGPVSNGISKSDFDKYEIFLLSFTTHSGDLSSLPIKENVFLSNDREKNMKPAKWQVTSNDSHHPEYLALFEKTSTSQLSLKIGGLGEPPVLLTWSVR from the coding sequence ATGAAACGGAATCTGGTCTTCATTCTTTTGGCCGTTGTGGTTATAGCAGGGATTGTCTGGTGGGGAGTAGGGAGGGGGGAAACTGACGTACATGCGGATGAGATCTTTTATGTACCCAATGCCGGAGAGGGAAGCGTCTCTGTGGTTGACCCTTCTGTCGGGAAAACGATAGACACCATATCCCTTGGAACTTCCCAGGCTTCTCACGGGATCGCTTTAAGTCCCGACGGAAAAACATTGTATGTCGGAACGGGGTTTGAAGGGAAATCTCTGATGGCGATCGATACAAAAAACAAGCAAAAGGTGAAAGAACTAAAATTTAACGAGGGAGTTCACGGCATCGACATCAGTCCGGACGGAAAACGGCTCTATGTTTCCCTGAATGCAGGATTGGGGAAAAAAGGAGGGGGTCTCGCGTTGATTGATGCGGAGACCATGCAACAAGTGGCGTTTGTTCGGACGGGAGAGGGGCCTGCTCATGTTGCGGTAACCGCCGATGGCTCTCAGGTATGGGTGACGAATGTGAATGGCAATACGGTTGCCGTGATCGATACGAGATCGAACCGGTTGCTCAACGTGATTCCGGTAGGCCAAACCCCAAATGAAGCAGCGATAACACCGAGTGGAGATTTGGTTTTTGTTGCAAATGTGAAATCAAATAGTGTTTCAGTCATCGATTCCATGTCCTTAAAAGTGATCAGAGAAATTCGTGCCGGCCAAGCTCCCCACGGCGTAACGGTGTCGCCGGACGGTAAAGAAGCGTGGGTGGCAAATAACAATTCCAATGACGTATCGATTATTGATATCAAATCGTTGCGGACAGTGGCAAACATCCCCACAGGGGCTTATGCCAATCACGTAGCCTTTTCGTCGGATGGAAGATGGGCCTATGTGACCAATCGGAAATCGAATGATGTCGTAAAGATCGACGTTAAGAAACGAAAAGTCGTGGCGAAGATTCCTGTGGGCTTGGAACCGCATGAAATCTCTCTGGAAGATTACGTCTTCTCTGCAACAGGAGAGCAGAAAGAGTCCGTAATGAACAAGACGGTCCCTGTCGTTCAAAGAGATGCAATATCCCCTCAACAGGAGAGGGTAAAAATGGCGCAAGTGGGGTCTATTGAAATCAGGGCAGCTCGTCTAATCCCGGAGGATCTGGAAACAGGACCTGTGTCCAATGGGATCTCCAAGTCCGATTTTGACAAATACGAGATCTTTCTCCTTTCTTTCACGACTCACTCGGGAGATCTATCCTCTCTACCCATTAAGGAAAATGTTTTTTTGAGCAATGACCGTGAAAAGAATATGAAACCGGCGAAATGGCAGGTGACGAGTAATGATTCCCACCATCCGGAGTACCTGGCCTTATTTGAGAAAACCTCAACGTCTCAACTATCTTTGAAAATAGGCGGACTTGGAGAACCGCCCGTTCTATTGACATGGAGTGTTAGATAA
- a CDS encoding DUF1731 domain-containing protein gives MKVALGEMELLLLEGNKADSAPLQQLGYSFQYPILRPALKNLFS, from the coding sequence TTGAAGGTGGCTTTGGGAGAAATGGAGCTCCTTCTTCTGGAAGGAAATAAAGCCGATTCGGCACCACTTCAACAACTCGGATATTCCTTTCAATATCCTATCCTTCGCCCGGCGCTGAAAAATCTATTCTCATAG
- a CDS encoding IS110 family transposase, translated as MYLFNPSLVKEFKKSHYLDAPKNDRVDAWFIAAKLRSGHLPHPFTWSAPLMALQRLTRARYHLM; from the coding sequence GTGTACCTCTTCAATCCCAGTCTTGTCAAGGAATTCAAAAAGTCACACTACTTGGACGCCCCCAAGAACGATCGGGTCGATGCCTGGTTCATCGCAGCCAAGCTTCGTTCCGGACATCTCCCGCATCCGTTCACGTGGAGCGCACCGCTCATGGCGTTGCAGCGCCTGACGAGAG